The proteins below are encoded in one region of uncultured Desulfovibrio sp.:
- the rplL gene encoding 50S ribosomal protein L7/L12: MSEVTKEQVVEFISNMTVLELSEFIKELEEKFGVSAAAPAAAMVMAAPAAGAGAEAAEEKTEFDVVLKEAGANKIGVIKVVRALTSLGLKEAKEKVDGCPSTLKEGVSKEEAEEAKKQLTEAGAVVEIK; this comes from the coding sequence ATGTCTGAAGTGACCAAAGAACAGGTTGTTGAGTTTATCTCCAACATGACCGTGCTGGAACTGTCCGAGTTCATCAAGGAACTGGAAGAAAAGTTCGGCGTGTCTGCCGCTGCTCCCGCTGCCGCCATGGTGATGGCTGCTCCTGCCGCCGGTGCCGGCGCTGAAGCCGCTGAAGAAAAGACCGAATTCGACGTGGTGCTGAAGGAAGCCGGCGCCAACAAGATCGGCGTCATCAAGGTGGTGCGCGCCCTGACCAGCCTGGGCCTCAAGGAAGCCAAGGAAAAGGTTGACGGCTGCCCCTCCACCCTCAAGGAAGGCGTGTCCAAGGAAGAAGCCGAAGAAGCCAAGAAGCAGCTCACCGAAGCCGGCGCCGTGGTCGAAATCAAGTAA
- a CDS encoding putative sulfate exporter family transporter, whose amino-acid sequence MTTKATFNEDKVALLLGSIIFILAIGKFVGLDVLGWALKMGMWVGDPLKCWSSASKIIPGVGALFATYAFVAALLCFGVKLMNGNVGRFFAAFTIIFFIAVACYTVGANAYIAANPTQLAKQGIPWALGLSTEAGLILALLVGLLIGNCTPGFANWLRDACRPELFVKIAIVVLGAELGVKAAGSAGYAGHVIFRGLCAIVEAYLLYWAVVYYVARKYFKFNKEWAAPLASGISICGVSAAIATGGAIRARPVVPIMVSSLVVVFTCIEMLILPFIAQQFLYTEPMVAGGWMGLAVKSDGGAIASGAITEALILTKVAGLNGTQYEPGWIVMVTTTVKVFIDMFIGIWALVLAYIWTAKFDKTRGERTMTWGDVMERFPRFVLGYLVTFLIMLFVGLSSGELHNIGKSVSGVANCFRVIFFLLTFFSIGVVSNFHKLREEGIGRLAIVYVVCLFGFIIWVGLFISYAFFHGMTPPIIGA is encoded by the coding sequence ATGACAACGAAAGCAACTTTTAATGAAGATAAGGTTGCGCTGCTTCTCGGCAGCATTATCTTCATACTTGCCATCGGCAAGTTTGTCGGCCTTGACGTGCTGGGCTGGGCACTGAAGATGGGCATGTGGGTGGGTGATCCGCTCAAGTGCTGGAGTTCCGCCAGCAAGATCATCCCCGGCGTGGGCGCCCTGTTTGCCACCTATGCCTTTGTGGCGGCGCTGCTCTGCTTTGGCGTGAAACTGATGAACGGCAACGTGGGGCGCTTCTTTGCCGCCTTCACGATCATCTTCTTCATTGCCGTGGCCTGCTACACCGTGGGCGCCAATGCCTACATTGCGGCTAACCCCACCCAGCTGGCCAAGCAGGGTATCCCGTGGGCACTGGGCCTGAGCACGGAAGCCGGCCTGATCCTGGCCCTGCTTGTGGGCCTGCTGATCGGTAACTGCACGCCCGGTTTCGCCAACTGGCTGCGCGACGCCTGCCGCCCCGAACTGTTCGTGAAGATTGCCATCGTGGTTCTTGGTGCCGAACTGGGCGTCAAGGCTGCCGGTTCCGCCGGTTATGCCGGTCACGTCATCTTCCGAGGCCTGTGCGCCATCGTGGAAGCCTACCTGCTGTACTGGGCCGTTGTGTACTATGTTGCCCGTAAGTACTTCAAGTTCAACAAGGAATGGGCGGCTCCTCTGGCCTCCGGTATCTCCATCTGCGGTGTGTCCGCCGCCATTGCCACCGGTGGTGCCATCCGCGCCCGGCCGGTGGTGCCGATCATGGTTTCCTCTCTGGTCGTGGTCTTCACCTGCATTGAAATGCTGATCCTGCCCTTCATCGCCCAGCAGTTCCTGTACACCGAACCCATGGTGGCCGGTGGCTGGATGGGTCTGGCCGTGAAGTCCGACGGTGGCGCCATCGCTTCCGGTGCCATTACGGAAGCCCTCATTCTCACCAAGGTTGCCGGTCTGAACGGCACGCAGTACGAACCCGGCTGGATCGTGATGGTGACCACCACCGTCAAGGTCTTCATCGACATGTTCATCGGTATCTGGGCGCTGGTGCTGGCCTACATCTGGACGGCCAAGTTCGACAAGACCCGTGGCGAACGCACCATGACCTGGGGCGACGTGATGGAACGCTTCCCCCGTTTCGTCCTCGGTTACCTGGTGACCTTCCTGATCATGCTCTTTGTGGGTCTGTCCTCCGGTGAACTGCACAACATCGGCAAGAGCGTGTCCGGTGTGGCCAACTGCTTCCGCGTGATCTTCTTCCTGCTCACCTTCTTCAGCATTGGCGTGGTTTCCAACTTCCACAAGCTGCGTGAAGAAGGCATCGGCCGCCTGGCTATTGTGTACGTGGTCTGCCTGTTCGGCTTCATCATCTGGGTCGGTCTGTTCATCTCCTACGCCTTCTTCCACGGCATGACCCCGCCGATCATCGGCGCCTAA
- a CDS encoding YcaO-like family protein, producing MIPSITLHSCPKAYTRDLDKSVSPEQTVARVRTTLAASGLDVLAETRRVDTGRLGIPVYLSVCGKDARRIMPTRKQMGKGSSAEQAQASALMELMERFAFFSFWEARPHMIMVTWQEAEARFGQDLMPVEEILRSVDDHLDPQAARRVLSTVRWSFYPATRLLDGRTVWTPLDWFKLLGEFNGTSAGNSAEESLLQGLSELVERHVCCLVDRERRQTPTIRTDNLANPTLADLVQRFAAQGIRLILKDFSLGMPLPTVAALAWDPATLPAHSEIVFTAGTASSAAKAAIRAVTEVAQLAGDFCTNACYEASGLSKFERLEDIRWLLDGPEVTLDSLPSVEAPDIRDELLAALRGLEPLTAYAVDVSHPRLRIPAHYMMVPGLAFRERDRNQSLGLFVGRKLAEEADAEEARAGLALLEECYPQAHFLPFFQGMLALRGDCYQEARQLFLQAATCQPEAEATALAHFYAGYAATLMQDWEGALPGLREAHALCPDMKEYGNLLGVAYFKTQRYAQAAEAFRAVLKVDKGSAMDMANLGLCLAQLGQRDEARHYLEAALELDPSLDFARQRLAALTDADD from the coding sequence ATGATCCCGTCCATCACACTGCATTCCTGTCCCAAGGCCTATACCCGTGATCTGGACAAGAGCGTCAGCCCGGAACAGACCGTGGCCCGCGTGCGGACAACGCTGGCTGCCTCCGGCCTGGATGTGCTCGCCGAAACGCGCCGCGTGGACACGGGGCGCCTGGGGATTCCCGTATATCTGAGCGTGTGCGGCAAGGATGCCCGCCGCATCATGCCCACGCGCAAGCAGATGGGCAAGGGATCGTCCGCCGAACAGGCGCAGGCATCGGCGCTCATGGAACTCATGGAACGCTTTGCCTTCTTCAGCTTCTGGGAGGCCAGGCCCCACATGATCATGGTGACCTGGCAGGAAGCCGAAGCCCGCTTCGGGCAGGACCTCATGCCGGTGGAAGAAATTCTGCGTTCGGTGGATGACCACCTGGACCCGCAGGCCGCCCGCCGCGTGCTGTCCACCGTGCGCTGGTCCTTCTATCCTGCCACGCGCCTTCTGGATGGGCGCACCGTCTGGACGCCTCTGGACTGGTTCAAGCTGCTGGGCGAGTTCAATGGCACCTCTGCCGGCAACAGTGCGGAGGAATCCCTCCTTCAGGGGCTGAGCGAGCTGGTGGAGCGGCACGTCTGCTGCCTGGTGGACAGAGAACGCCGGCAGACGCCCACCATCCGCACGGACAATCTGGCCAATCCTACCCTGGCCGATCTGGTGCAGCGTTTTGCCGCTCAGGGGATCCGGCTGATTCTCAAGGATTTTTCGCTGGGCATGCCGCTGCCCACCGTGGCCGCCCTGGCCTGGGACCCCGCCACCCTCCCCGCGCATTCGGAAATTGTCTTTACGGCCGGCACGGCTTCCAGCGCGGCCAAGGCAGCCATCCGCGCCGTTACCGAGGTGGCGCAGCTGGCCGGCGATTTCTGCACCAATGCCTGCTACGAGGCATCGGGCCTGAGCAAGTTTGAACGACTGGAGGATATCCGCTGGCTGCTGGACGGTCCCGAAGTGACGCTGGACAGTCTGCCGTCGGTGGAAGCGCCCGACATTCGCGACGAGCTGCTGGCCGCCCTGCGCGGTCTGGAGCCGCTCACGGCCTATGCCGTGGACGTGAGCCATCCCCGGCTGCGCATTCCCGCCCATTACATGATGGTGCCGGGCCTGGCCTTTCGCGAACGTGACCGCAATCAGAGCCTGGGCCTGTTTGTGGGGCGCAAGCTGGCCGAGGAAGCCGATGCCGAGGAGGCCCGTGCCGGGCTGGCCCTGCTGGAAGAATGTTATCCCCAGGCCCATTTTCTGCCGTTCTTCCAGGGCATGCTGGCTCTGCGGGGGGATTGTTACCAGGAGGCGCGCCAGCTCTTCCTGCAGGCAGCCACCTGCCAGCCGGAAGCCGAGGCCACGGCACTGGCCCATTTCTATGCCGGCTATGCGGCAACGCTCATGCAGGACTGGGAAGGCGCACTGCCCGGCCTGCGTGAAGCCCATGCCCTGTGCCCGGACATGAAGGAATATGGCAACCTGCTGGGGGTGGCCTATTTCAAGACACAGCGCTATGCCCAGGCGGCCGAAGCCTTTCGGGCCGTGCTTAAGGTGGATAAGGGTTCCGCCATGGATATGGCCAATCTGGGCCTGTGCCTTGCGCAGCTTGGGCAGCGGGATGAGGCGCGGCACTATCTGGAAGCCGCGCTGGAGCTGGACCCCTCGCTGGACTTTGCCCGCCAGCGTCTGGCGGCACTGACGGACGCGGACGATTGA
- a CDS encoding PaaI family thioesterase, whose translation MNKVNYVAKHDKLVRLLNITIEEATRDYSRVSMPITNTNVNGMGVAHGGAIFAMADVAFGAAANADQEHGVVSLNAAIEFLRPGKASPLTAEARLVRHGAHIQSYQVEVHDAEGRLVARCMSTGFQTDIPLPQ comes from the coding sequence ATGAACAAGGTTAACTACGTTGCCAAGCACGATAAACTGGTCCGTCTTCTGAACATCACCATTGAGGAAGCCACGCGCGACTATTCCCGTGTCAGCATGCCCATTACCAATACCAATGTGAACGGCATGGGCGTTGCCCATGGTGGTGCCATCTTTGCCATGGCCGACGTGGCCTTCGGGGCCGCCGCCAATGCGGACCAGGAACACGGCGTTGTCAGCCTGAACGCCGCCATTGAATTTCTGCGCCCGGGCAAGGCCAGCCCGCTCACGGCCGAGGCCCGTCTGGTCCGGCACGGGGCGCATATCCAGAGCTATCAGGTGGAAGTACACGACGCCGAGGGGCGCCTGGTGGCCCGCTGCATGTCCACCGGCTTCCAGACCGATATTCCCCTGCCCCAATAG
- a CDS encoding DUF523 domain-containing protein — protein MTRYVVSGCLAGLSCRYDGGSKPCEPVRRLVLAGRAVTACPETLACLPVPRPPSEQRDGRVVSRDGKDLTEAFERGACRAMRIVQEHGCTAAILKARSPACGCGRIYDGTFSGALCDGDGVWTRKLREAGLELYTEDNLPDDVM, from the coding sequence ATGACCCGCTATGTTGTCAGCGGCTGTCTGGCCGGGCTTTCCTGCCGGTATGATGGCGGCAGCAAGCCCTGCGAGCCGGTCCGTCGTCTGGTGCTCGCCGGGCGTGCCGTTACGGCCTGTCCGGAAACGCTTGCCTGTCTGCCTGTGCCGCGTCCTCCCTCCGAGCAGCGGGATGGCCGTGTCGTGTCCCGCGATGGCAAGGACCTGACCGAGGCCTTCGAGCGGGGGGCCTGCCGAGCCATGCGCATTGTTCAGGAGCATGGCTGCACGGCGGCCATTCTCAAGGCCCGGTCGCCGGCCTGCGGGTGTGGCCGTATCTATGATGGGACGTTCAGCGGCGCCCTGTGCGATGGTGACGGGGTGTGGACCCGCAAACTGCGTGAGGCTGGCCTGGAGCTGTATACGGAAGACAATCTGCCGGACGACGTGATGTAA
- a CDS encoding HyaD/HybD family hydrogenase maturation endopeptidase: MSPTAPRVLIMGVGNVLLCDEGFGVRAVQYMQDHYRWPENVHFLAGETGGIMLMPEIQDCDLLVVLDVVLGGEAPGTVYLLENDDLRKSHSFRDSMHQTDLLDTLATCELAGHRPDTIAFGLQPFDYQSMIMQISPQAEAMLPVFCQKAVNELARRGIVATAC; encoded by the coding sequence ATGTCCCCTACTGCTCCCCGCGTCCTCATCATGGGCGTTGGCAATGTGCTGCTCTGCGACGAGGGCTTCGGCGTCCGGGCCGTCCAGTACATGCAGGATCATTACCGCTGGCCGGAAAATGTGCACTTTCTGGCCGGAGAAACCGGCGGCATCATGCTCATGCCGGAAATACAGGATTGCGATCTGCTTGTGGTGCTTGATGTTGTGCTGGGCGGCGAGGCCCCCGGAACGGTCTATCTGCTGGAAAATGATGACCTGCGCAAAAGCCACAGCTTCCGCGACTCCATGCACCAGACCGACCTTCTGGATACGCTGGCCACCTGCGAACTGGCAGGACACCGGCCCGACACCATTGCCTTTGGTCTGCAACCCTTTGATTACCAGAGCATGATCATGCAGATCAGCCCCCAGGCCGAGGCCATGCTGCCCGTCTTCTGTCAGAAAGCCGTCAACGAGCTGGCCCGGCGCGGCATTGTGGCCACAGCCTGCTGA
- a CDS encoding 50S ribosomal protein L11 methyltransferase codes for MKTIYRLEVTAPEDAYERLSGLLALEVSSGWEEESLPTGETRFRIHCEREDLLRQLQATIGHQLPDAVCVLAPVEEQDWLAAWREFFTPVCCGSRFVVLPPWLADQAEHDFPGRTPILIEPKSAFGTGHHATTALCLHVISDLLDAGKLTGGKSFLDLGTGSGVLGVGCCLSGLHGQGLDIDPLAVDNAQENRQGNGIAPEAFVLAQGSMECVQQQYDLVLANILARPLTEMAPDIVRACAPGGCLVLSGLLEIQAEGVERAYRNCGLPAARRMVDGEWCALIWDDIPAR; via the coding sequence ATGAAAACCATCTACCGACTTGAGGTGACCGCTCCGGAAGACGCCTATGAGCGCCTGTCCGGGCTGCTCGCCCTGGAAGTGTCCTCTGGCTGGGAAGAGGAAAGCCTGCCCACCGGCGAAACCCGTTTTCGCATTCACTGCGAGCGGGAAGACCTGCTGCGCCAGCTCCAGGCAACCATAGGGCACCAGCTGCCCGACGCCGTCTGTGTGCTGGCCCCTGTGGAAGAACAGGACTGGCTGGCAGCCTGGCGGGAATTTTTTACGCCGGTCTGCTGCGGCAGCCGTTTCGTGGTCCTGCCCCCGTGGCTGGCCGACCAGGCCGAGCATGATTTTCCCGGACGAACCCCCATTCTCATTGAACCCAAGAGTGCCTTCGGCACGGGGCACCACGCCACCACGGCCCTGTGCCTGCACGTGATCAGCGATCTGCTGGATGCCGGAAAACTGACAGGCGGCAAGAGCTTTCTGGACCTTGGCACGGGAAGCGGCGTGCTGGGAGTGGGCTGCTGCCTCTCCGGCCTGCACGGTCAGGGGCTGGACATTGACCCGCTGGCTGTGGACAACGCCCAGGAAAACCGTCAGGGGAACGGCATTGCCCCGGAGGCCTTTGTGCTGGCCCAGGGCAGCATGGAATGCGTGCAGCAGCAGTATGACCTGGTGCTGGCCAATATTCTTGCCCGTCCGCTCACCGAAATGGCGCCGGACATTGTGCGGGCCTGCGCCCCGGGAGGCTGCCTTGTGCTGTCCGGCCTGCTGGAAATTCAGGCCGAGGGCGTGGAACGAGCCTACCGGAATTGCGGTCTGCCGGCGGCCCGCCGTATGGTGGACGGGGAATGGTGCGCCCTGATCTGGGATGACATCCCTGCCCGCTGA
- a CDS encoding YqaA family protein: protein MLWSLTGLFLSSLLAATLFPAQSELALAALLAGKAAPPVLLVAVATLGNVLGSCINWLLGLWAHRLRHHRFFPVSPQALDRAEGWYRRYGRWSLLLSWAPVIGDPLTLAAGLLREPLPTFLLLVFAAKLGRYLLIAWLVL from the coding sequence ATGCTCTGGAGCCTGACCGGTCTTTTTCTTTCCTCCCTGCTGGCTGCCACGCTCTTTCCCGCGCAATCCGAGCTGGCCCTGGCTGCCCTGCTGGCGGGCAAGGCCGCTCCTCCCGTCCTGCTTGTGGCGGTGGCCACCCTGGGCAATGTGCTGGGGTCCTGCATCAACTGGCTGCTGGGGCTGTGGGCGCACCGCCTCCGTCACCATCGCTTCTTTCCCGTATCCCCCCAGGCCCTGGACAGGGCCGAAGGCTGGTATCGGCGCTACGGCCGCTGGAGCCTGCTGCTGAGCTGGGCGCCTGTCATCGGCGATCCCCTGACCCTGGCTGCCGGCCTGCTGCGCGAACCCCTGCCCACCTTCCTGCTGCTGGTGTTTGCGGCCAAGCTGGGGCGCTATCTGCTCATTGCCTGGCTGGTTCTCTGA
- a CDS encoding 50S ribosomal protein L11 methyltransferase, translated as MSQTSDRAGQLPALDDLLAEIGKTFEVAFEPLVVDDLSFDVLSIRNMQAYLDGMLARKAIRDPLKDLPLWAKVWPASFVLGRYLRRFDPQGKSLLELGAGCGTLSLVAAHYGFSRIVCSDIVPQALRFAQANVLRNALEKIITVTSVDVTRPGRDPRFAEGFDMIAASEILYLDELHRPLLKFIERHLAPGGKAVFATDLARAKPHFGKLAAKTFHVDERRIGLTSRDQEGKEQRRAYSILVVERA; from the coding sequence ATGAGTCAGACTTCGGACCGGGCCGGGCAGCTGCCGGCGCTGGACGACCTGCTTGCCGAAATCGGCAAGACCTTTGAGGTGGCCTTTGAGCCGCTGGTCGTTGACGATCTTTCCTTTGATGTTCTTTCCATCCGCAATATGCAGGCCTATCTGGACGGCATGCTGGCCCGCAAGGCCATTCGTGATCCGCTCAAGGACCTGCCGCTCTGGGCCAAGGTCTGGCCCGCATCCTTTGTGCTGGGGCGGTATCTGCGCCGCTTTGACCCGCAGGGCAAGAGTCTGCTGGAACTGGGCGCCGGTTGCGGCACCCTGAGCCTGGTGGCTGCGCATTACGGATTTTCGCGCATTGTCTGTAGCGATATCGTGCCCCAGGCCCTGCGCTTTGCCCAGGCCAATGTGCTGCGCAATGCGCTGGAAAAGATCATTACCGTCACCTCGGTGGATGTGACCAGGCCGGGCAGGGACCCGCGCTTTGCCGAGGGCTTCGACATGATTGCCGCGTCGGAAATCCTGTATCTGGACGAGCTGCACCGGCCGCTGCTCAAGTTCATTGAGCGCCACCTGGCGCCCGGCGGCAAGGCCGTCTTTGCCACGGACCTGGCCCGCGCCAAGCCCCATTTCGGCAAGCTGGCCGCCAAGACGTTTCATGTGGACGAACGGCGCATCGGCCTGACCAGTCGCGATCAGGAGGGCAAGGAACAGCGCCGCGCCTATTCCATTCTGGTGGTGGAACGCGCATGA
- a CDS encoding nickel-dependent hydrogenase large subunit, with the protein MSDKKTPQSNYTGPVVVDPLTRIEGHLRIEVEVENGKIKDARSCGTLFRGLETILKGRDPRDAQHITQRTCGVCTYTHALASTRALEDAIKVKVPANATYIRNLVLGAQFLHDHLVHFYHLHALDFVDVTSALKADPVKAAKLASSISPRPAKAEDFKAVQDKLNAFVASGQLGPFTNAYFLGGHPAYYLEPEANLVATAHYLEALRVQVKTARAMAAFGAKNPHPQFLVAGGVTCYESLTPARIKEFTDLYKETRDFIEQVYIPDLLMVAGVYKDWAAFGGTENFMAFGEFPAPGGERQLDSRWLKPGVILKRDVAHVQGFDPAKIAEHVRHSWFEGDKPLPPYDGQTIPKFTKMGDTDRYSWLKAPRYDGISVETGPLAQVLVAYGQGHKTVKPLVDHVLSALNVGPDALFSTLGRTAARGIETLAIAQQMDQWLKAYQDNITKDQQIVEDCEIPKEARGAGFVNAPRGGLSHWLRIEDGKIGNFQLVVPTTWNLGPRDGKDVMGAAEHALIGTPVADPKRPVEILRTIHSFDPCIACAVHVIDGQSNEVHTFKVL; encoded by the coding sequence CCCTCAGAGCAATTATACCGGCCCTGTTGTGGTGGACCCCCTGACTCGTATCGAGGGGCACCTCCGCATCGAAGTGGAAGTTGAAAACGGCAAGATCAAGGATGCCCGCAGCTGCGGCACCCTGTTCCGCGGTCTGGAAACCATCCTCAAGGGACGCGATCCCCGCGATGCCCAGCACATCACCCAGCGCACCTGCGGCGTGTGCACCTATACCCACGCCCTGGCCTCCACCCGCGCCCTGGAAGATGCCATCAAGGTAAAGGTGCCCGCCAACGCCACCTACATCCGCAATCTGGTGCTGGGCGCGCAGTTCCTGCATGACCATCTGGTGCACTTCTATCACCTGCATGCCCTGGACTTTGTGGACGTGACCTCCGCCCTCAAGGCTGATCCGGTCAAGGCGGCCAAGCTGGCCTCCTCCATCTCGCCGCGTCCGGCCAAGGCCGAAGACTTCAAGGCCGTGCAGGACAAGCTCAATGCCTTTGTGGCCTCCGGACAGCTTGGCCCCTTCACCAATGCCTACTTCCTGGGCGGCCACCCGGCCTACTATCTGGAGCCGGAAGCCAACCTCGTGGCCACGGCCCACTACCTGGAAGCCCTGCGCGTTCAGGTGAAAACGGCCCGTGCCATGGCCGCCTTTGGCGCCAAGAATCCGCATCCGCAGTTCCTCGTGGCCGGCGGCGTGACCTGCTACGAATCCCTGACGCCGGCGCGCATCAAGGAATTCACGGACCTGTACAAGGAAACCCGCGACTTCATCGAACAGGTCTACATCCCCGACCTGCTCATGGTGGCCGGCGTGTACAAGGACTGGGCGGCCTTCGGCGGCACGGAAAACTTCATGGCCTTTGGCGAATTCCCGGCTCCGGGCGGCGAACGCCAGCTTGACAGCCGCTGGCTCAAGCCCGGCGTCATCCTGAAGCGGGATGTGGCCCATGTGCAGGGCTTTGATCCTGCCAAGATTGCCGAACATGTGCGCCACAGCTGGTTTGAAGGCGACAAGCCCCTGCCCCCCTACGACGGCCAGACCATTCCCAAGTTCACCAAGATGGGTGACACGGACCGCTATTCCTGGCTCAAGGCCCCCCGCTACGACGGCATCTCCGTGGAAACCGGCCCCCTGGCCCAGGTGCTCGTGGCCTATGGTCAGGGCCACAAGACCGTAAAGCCTCTGGTGGACCATGTGCTCTCGGCCCTCAATGTCGGCCCCGATGCCCTCTTCTCCACTCTGGGGCGTACCGCCGCCCGCGGTATCGAAACCCTGGCCATCGCCCAGCAGATGGATCAGTGGCTCAAGGCCTACCAGGACAACATCACCAAGGATCAGCAGATCGTGGAAGACTGCGAAATCCCCAAGGAAGCCCGCGGCGCCGGCTTTGTGAACGCCCCCCGTGGCGGTCTGTCCCACTGGCTGCGCATCGAAGACGGCAAGATCGGCAACTTCCAGCTGGTGGTGCCCACCACCTGGAACCTTGGCCCGCGGGACGGCAAGGACGTCATGGGCGCTGCGGAACATGCCCTCATCGGTACGCCCGTGGCCGATCCCAAGCGTCCGGTGGAAATCCTGCGCACCATCCATTCCTTTGACCCGTGCATCGCCTGTGCCGTTCACGTCATTGACGGTCAGAGCAACGAAGTGCACACGTTCAAGGTTCTCTAA
- a CDS encoding bacteriocin-type signal sequence, translating to MEDKEVKLHEEIQKMEYEPLDETEMKLIHWSWGLGVVLLVVLFLISKFVMTTH from the coding sequence ATGGAAGATAAAGAAGTCAAGCTGCACGAAGAAATTCAGAAGATGGAATATGAGCCTCTGGATGAGACGGAAATGAAGCTCATCCACTGGAGCTGGGGCCTGGGTGTGGTTCTGCTGGTGGTGCTCTTCCTCATCAGCAAGTTCGTCATGACGACGCACTAG
- a CDS encoding Tim44-like domain-containing protein has translation MSFKALVTAFFLLFATCAITMPDYSEAARLGGGRSFGSKPAMRAPAPQPQVQRPAQSAQRQNAAQAQQPARKGFLGGMGGILGGLLAGTLLGSLLSGAGFSGGGFLDILIIGLLVFLGLKLFARRRASSPAPAAAAGAEGGMLRTPMPPQQDMHAGQDAWGALRSDAAQTPQEPQAHVPAGFDTEEFLRGAKMAYTRLQAAWDKRDLDDIAQFATPAVLDAVREQMAQEPGTSHTEIMLVNAQLLEVSTDGSDERAQVYFDVLLRESPDQPTPTNAREIWHFVRQQNGGMWKLDGIQQIA, from the coding sequence ATGTCTTTTAAAGCCCTTGTCACCGCCTTTTTCCTCCTTTTTGCCACCTGTGCCATTACCATGCCCGACTACAGCGAAGCCGCGCGCCTTGGTGGTGGTCGTTCCTTTGGCAGCAAGCCTGCCATGCGTGCCCCGGCGCCCCAGCCGCAGGTGCAGCGTCCTGCCCAGTCCGCTCAGCGGCAGAATGCCGCACAGGCCCAGCAGCCCGCCCGCAAGGGCTTCCTGGGCGGCATGGGCGGTATTTTGGGAGGCCTGCTGGCCGGCACCCTCCTCGGCTCGCTGCTCTCCGGCGCCGGTTTCTCCGGCGGCGGCTTCCTTGACATTCTGATCATCGGCCTGCTTGTCTTCCTGGGCCTCAAGCTCTTTGCCCGCCGCCGCGCGTCGTCCCCGGCGCCTGCCGCCGCTGCCGGCGCCGAAGGCGGCATGCTGCGCACCCCCATGCCGCCGCAGCAGGACATGCACGCCGGTCAGGATGCCTGGGGCGCGCTGCGCAGCGATGCGGCGCAGACGCCGCAGGAGCCGCAGGCCCATGTGCCTGCCGGTTTTGACACAGAAGAATTCCTGCGCGGCGCCAAAATGGCCTATACCCGTCTGCAGGCTGCCTGGGACAAGCGCGATCTGGACGATATTGCCCAGTTTGCCACGCCTGCCGTTCTGGATGCCGTGCGCGAGCAAATGGCTCAGGAACCGGGCACCAGCCACACCGAGATCATGCTGGTCAATGCCCAGCTGCTGGAGGTAAGCACCGATGGCAGCGATGAACGCGCACAGGTCTATTTTGATGTGCTTCTGCGGGAAAGTCCCGATCAGCCCACGCCCACCAATGCCCGCGAAATCTGGCATTTCGTCAGGCAGCAGAACGGCGGCATGTGGAAGCTGGACGGCATCCAGCAGATAGCCTAA
- the tpx gene encoding thiol peroxidase: protein MKTVTFQGNLLHLEGSLPEVGKAAPDFTVLANDLTPRSLKDYAGKVLVLVCVPSLDTPVCDMEVRRFNTEAAALSDKVHILAVSCDLPFAQARWCGAAGVSAVESASDHKDVSLGRNYGILIQELRLLARSVFVIAPDGTLAYSQLVPEVTNEPDYAAVLDAVKKLA from the coding sequence ATGAAAACCGTTACCTTTCAGGGAAATCTGCTGCACCTCGAAGGTTCTCTGCCCGAAGTGGGCAAAGCTGCCCCCGATTTCACCGTTCTTGCCAATGATCTGACGCCGCGCAGCCTCAAGGACTATGCCGGCAAGGTGCTGGTGCTGGTGTGCGTGCCCTCGCTGGACACCCCTGTGTGTGATATGGAAGTGCGCCGCTTCAATACCGAGGCTGCCGCCCTTTCCGACAAAGTGCATATTCTGGCCGTGAGCTGCGACCTGCCCTTTGCCCAGGCCCGCTGGTGCGGTGCTGCGGGGGTTTCGGCCGTGGAAAGCGCGTCGGACCACAAGGACGTGAGCCTCGGCCGCAACTACGGCATCCTCATTCAGGAACTGCGCCTGCTGGCCCGCTCGGTTTTTGTCATTGCGCCTGACGGCACGCTGGCCTACAGCCAGCTGGTGCCCGAAGTGACCAACGAACCCGACTACGCCGCCGTGCTGGACGCCGTGAAAAAGCTCGCCTAA